In Sphingobacterium sp. SYP-B4668, the sequence AGGAATCCAAGTAATGCACACGCCTACTTTTTTTCCACATTTTAAAACTTTCTGTATCGTGATTGAATAATTTTATTACTTTTAATATAGAAAACACACATTAACAATAGATTCACCCATAATAAGAATGAAAACCAAGCTAGAGTTCACCTTTTGCCACCGCAAGCCCGAGCGTTCTTTTTTTTGGAAAGGAAAGCAGTTTCCAGTTTGCGCACGCTGTACAGGCATCCATCTTGGATATCTCTCGACTTTTCTTTTCATCTTCGGAATCCTGACCATGAATTGGTGGATCGCACTTTTATTCACCCTGCCTACCATAATTGATGGCCTCACACAGGCTTATTGGAATCGAGAAAGCAATAATATACTACGCTTTATTACGGGAATCATGGCCGGTATTGGGATGATGGCCATATGCGCCATAATAGGTAGAGCGATCGGTTCGCTCATACTAGACGGAATCCAATTGATCATTAAATAAATATTAAATATGGAAGAGCAAAACACACCAAACTTTGACCCCAATCAGGGACAAAACCAAAATCAGTTTAACAATCCTTTTAATCAACAAAATCAAGATGACTTATCAACACCTTTAAAAGTCTTGTCATTTTGTATCCCGTTATTTGGAGCAATCTACTACTTCATCAAAAAAGATGAAGCACCTAAGCAAGCAAAGTCGGCCTGTACTTTTGCTATCTATGGAGTAGTTGTTTCCATCGTCCTTAACATCATCGCCGCAATCTTTGGTGGACTGGGCTCCCTAATGGGCAGTTAAAATGTTTACAAAGGGGCAGTAATCCTAAGCAGATACCTGTCCCTTTATTTTTTATTAAAAAAACCGCCATACACTAAAGTATGACGGTTCTCACATAACCTCACCTAAAAAAACTATCTTTTCCTTATTTTACTTCTATAAGTCGTTTAGCTACGATTGACTCTTCCTTCTTACCCACCTTCACGACCAATATACCATTTTCATAAGCCGCATCAATACTGTTGTAATCTACCGTATCAGGCAACGTGAATGATCGGGTAAACGATGTATAGTTAAACTCACGTTTACTGAACAACTTACTAGCTGTCTCTCCCTCATTTACCTTTTCCGCAGAGATAGTCATCATGTTCTTATCCACATTGATCTTAAAATCTGCTTTCTCAAGTCCTGGTGCAGCCAACTCAATCTTGTACGAATCTTCGGCTTCAGAAATATTCACAGCAGGAATACGAGTCACCAAACGATCCGTGATGAATGAATCATTAAATAAGTTGTCAAACACTGAATTCACAAATGGGTTAACTGCATCTGTATTAACCGCTTTAGTTGGAAATTTTAATAATGCCATAATACTGTCCTCCGTTATTTTTTGTTCAATTTTATTTTCAGATATATAATCAATCGGCGTACCAACTCAAAAAAAGAAATAAAACAAGACAAAAAGTCATCACAAAAGCACTCAAAGTGACAATATGTCATTTTAAATATGCGACATCTATGTAAAAAAGACAATCCTCGTACCGGTTCGTTTGCAATATCTCAAATGAAGAAACTAAAAGAAAAATAAAAGGGGACAGAAAAGGCATCCATCCGCCATACCCAATGAGATATCCACCCTTTCAAAAAAAAGATAAAAAAAAGAAACAAACTAGATAGAATCTCTAGCTCCTTTGATAGACCAATCTGATCTTGGATTTGGCATGATCCCCTCCAAAAAGGGGATTCAATTTGACAACTGTAATATCCACATGCTCCAAAAAGTCAAATCTATCCAACACCTTATCCATCATTTCCTCCACTGCAGACTCAATCAAGGCCCTTTTCTGATGCATTACATCTGCTATCACGGCATACAATTGCTCATAGTTAAGCGTATTAGCCAGATCATCCCCAGAGACTTTTTGGTAGATATAGCTCACCTCTACACTCACATAGAATTCATTCCCAACCACCTGCTCTTCCAAGTAATAACCAACTGGAGCATAAAATCTCGCATCATTTATCGCGATAGTCTGCCTAAGGATTGCCATACCGCAAACCTAGAAATATTTATCCGTTTCAAAAAATATCTTTATTATTGTCTTATAAAAAAACCATAACCCCTCAAATATGACACCTCATTTAAGATATCCCTTGGGATTGCTACTAAGTCTTTTGACATGCTCACTATTCGCCCAATCTCACTTCAAACCCGAAGACACCGAATTCTACACCCCTAAACCACCTGTCGTTACAGTCACCAACACCATCCCAAGTGACGCCATAATATTATTTAACGGAGTCGACCTCAGTAAATGGGAATCATCTACAACTCCAGGGGCTGCTGCCCCATGGACAGTAAACAATAACATACTCACTGTAAAACCTAGCTCCGGAAATATTCAGACCAAAGACAAATTCGACGATTTCCAACTCCACATCGAGTGGCAGAGCCCCTTAGTAGTAAAGGGCAACGGACAAGGACGTGGCAACAGCGGAATATTCTTACAAGGTCTCTACGAGTTGCAGGTATTGGACAATCAGGACAACCCCACCTATACCAATGGTCAAGCCGGAAGCATCTACAAACAGCGTCCCCCATTGGTGGAAGCCAGAGTCGCCCCACAAGGATGGCATACCTATGACATCTTATACACCGCGCCACGGTTCAATAAAGACGGGATGTTGATCAGCAAAGCGAGGGTCACAGTGTTACACAATGGCATAGTTGTACAACTCAATACCGAAATCGAAGGAACGACAGAGTACATTGGCCTCCCTCAGCTCAAAGCGCACGGTGCAGGCCCTATTATTCTTCAAGACCACGGCGACCTCGTCAACTACCGCAACATTTGGCTTCGCAGACTCTAGACGAGAACCCCCGCAATAATTCTATTTGTTTTTAGGTTTTTAGGAGGTGAATCTATAATTTTACCTCATTTAACAGATAGAAATGAGAAGAATTGCACTTTTGTTCCTCTTGGCCAGCACAACTGCCTACGGTCAGCGGAATCTGAATCTTGAAGAGACTGTTTTCGGCTCCCGCACCTACGCCCCCACCTCACTTGTCAGTCCAAATTGGATCCCTACGCTAAATAACATCAGCTATTTAGACGCCAGCTACCAAAACCTGGTCAGCAAAGGAGCCGACAAAAATGGACAAGAAGAGATACTGGTCAGTAAGCAGGACCTTGAAAATGCCCTAAAAACCCAATGGCCGCAAGAGACTTTCTCACTACGCATGTTTCCATATGATTACAAATGGAAAGACGACAAGACCATTTTACTTGAAATCGATGGCAAATCAAAAGCTTACACCTTTGATTTTGACACCCGACTCAAGACAATATCCAATGCCATTCTCAGCGACCTCAATGGCAAAAACAAAGAGATATCACCTGACAGGACCAAAGTAGCTTACCTGATAGACAACAATATCTTCCTAGTAGACAGCAATGGCAAGACAATAGCCGTCACCAACGATAAGGACCCCGGCATTGTCAATGGCAGTGACTACACCCACCGCCAAGAGTTCGGGATTAACAAAGGCCTTTGGTGGAGCCCTCAGAATGACCAACTCATATACTATCGTAAAGATGAGACAATGGTTACCAAGTATCCCCTAGTACAATGGTCCACCCGGGTTGCGGAGACTAAGGACATTTACTACCCAATGGCAGGGATGAAATCCGAGGAAGTAACATTAGTCATATACAACCCATCTACTGGTTCCAAAGTCACACTGCTAACAGGCGAACCCAAAGAGCAGTTCCTTACTAGCGTCACTTGGGACCCTAGCGGAGCATTTGTATATGTGGGTGTATTGAATCGGGGTCAGGACCATCTCAAAATGAATAAATATGATGCCAAATCCGGCGCATTGATCAAGACTCTTTTCGAAGAGACCGCCACGACATGGGTTGAACCCCAAAATCCACTAACATTCACCCCCAACAACCCCCAGCACTTCCTCTATCAATCTGACAAAGATGGCTTCAACCAACTTTACCTATATGATACTGACGGCAAGCTCATTCGCAAACTTGGACATAAAGAACTTATTGTCAAGGACCTATTAACCTTTTCATCAAAAGGCGACAAGGTATCTTACATCGGCGTCACAAACGACGGACTAGATAGACAACTCTTCGAAGTAGAACTAAAATCAGGAAAGACCACCCAGTTGACCACCGAATCAGGTACCCACACAGCAAGCCTGAATAGCAATGGAACCTACATTTTGGATCAATACAGTGATTTATCTACCCCCAATGTGATTCAGATCAAAGAAATCAAATCAGGTAAAAAGAATATACTTATCCAAGCCCAAAATCCATTCCAAGGCAAAATAAATACGCCAAAAATCGATTTCGTCCAATTAACTACCGCTGATGGCCAGACACCACTTACCGGGCGCATTATCTATCCAAATGATTTCGACCCAAACAAGAAGTATCCCGTGATGTATTACCTCTATGGAGGCTCGCATTCTCAACTGGTTACCAATAGATGGCTTGGAGGCGCAGGCTATTTCGACATATACATGGCTCAGCAAGGGTATATTGTCTTCACCATGGACAATCGAGGTACAGACGCTCGCGGCCGCGCATTCGCTACTGCCACCCATCGTCAACTCGGACAAGCGGAGATGGCCGATCAAATGAAGGGTATTGAGTTCCTTAAATCCAAGCCCTATGTTGACAAAGAACGAATGGGAATTTTTGGTTGGAGCTTTGGAGGCTTTATGACGACATCTTTCATGCTCCACCACAACGAAATCTTTAAAGCGGCAGTCGCCGGAGGGCCAGTAATAGACTGGAAATACTACGAAGTCATGTATGGCGAACGTTACATGGACACTCCACAAGACAATCCTCAAGGATACAAATTGACATCACTCCTTGATAAAGCCGATCGCCTCAAGGGAGATTTATTAATCATCCACGGCGCCCAAGACCCCGTTGTGGTCCAACAGCACAGCATGGAATTTATTGAGGCCTGCATCAAAGCAGGCAAACAGGTCGACTACTTCTTATATCCAACCCATGAGCACAATGTAATGGGTAAAGACCGTATTCATATGTACGAGAAGATTGCCAAATACTTTGATTTACATCTTCATAGCTCATCCACTAATTAATGCAATGTAGCGACGACACGCTACCAAGATGATGCAGAGAAACAAAGAAATGGCCAGTAACAATCGTTACTGGCCTCTCTATTATATACGTTTTTTTTAGTTAGTGCAAAATCTTTACAATTCAACCGCCGTCTTCGCCTTTTCATAGCTTTCCAAATGCACCGCTGCTACTGCCCGCCCCGAAGGGTCGTTAAGATTTTGGAAGGAAGCATCCCACGCCAGAGCTTCCGGTGTACTGCATGCCACTGATTTTACAGAAGGTACAGTCTGCGCCGCGGCCTCCGATGGAAAATGCGATTCAAAGATAGTCCTATACAAGAATTCCTCTTTGTTCTTAGGTGTATTCACTGGAAATCGCTCCGCCGCTCCCGCAAACTCTGTATCCGACACTTTCTGCTCCGCCTGCTCCTTCAGCGTATCGATCCAGCTATACCCTACACCATCAGAAAATTGCTCTTTCTGCCTCCAGGCGATACTCTCGGGCAGGTAATCTTCAAAAGCCTTGCGCACCACCCATTTCTCCATTCGCCCATCTTTTATCATCTTATCCTTGGGATTGATAGTCATCGCAATATCCATAAATTCCTTATCCAAGAAGGGCACCCTTCCCTCTACACCCCAGGCCGCTAATGACTTGTTGGCACGTAGGCAATCATACAAATACAACTTCTTCAATTTCCGAACAGTCTCCTCGTGAAATTCCTGCGCATTCGGCGCCTTATGGAAATACAGATATCCACCAAACAACTCATCCGATCCCTCTCCAGATAACACCATCTTTATTCCCATTGATTTAATCACACGGGCCAATAAATACATGGGAGTGGATGCCCGTATTGTAGTGACATCATAGGTCTCCAAGTGGTAGATCACATCACGGATGGCATCTATCCCCTCCTGTATAGTAAAGTTGATTTCATGATGGATTGTGCCGATATGATCCGCCGCCTTCTGCGCAGCAATCAAATCCGGAGCCCCTTTTAATCCGACCGCAAATGAATGCAACTGTGGATACCACGCTTCTTCCTTATCACCTGACTCAATACGCTTAGAAGCAAATTTTTTCGTAATCGCGGCAATCACTGATGAATCCAGTCCACCCGAGAGCAACACGCCATACGGTACATCTGACATTAATTGGCGGTGCACAGCATCTTCTAAGCCCTGACGTAGTTTCTCGATATCCGTTTCGGCTTCCTTGACGGCATCAAAAGATTCCCACTCCCGACTATACCATCTTTGGGGGGTTACCCCCTCTCCGCTGTAAACAAAATGCCCTGGAGGAAACTGCTCGATCCGGCCACAAAATCCCTCTAAGGATTTCAATTCAGATGAAACGTAAAACTGCCCAATTTCATCAGTACCATAGTACAACGGGATGATTCCCATATGATCGCGTGCTACTAAAAAAACATCTTTCGTTGCATCATAAAGAGCAAAAGCAAATATTCCATTAAGATCTTCTAAAAAAGAAGCCCCCTTTTTTTGATACAATGCCAATATCACTTCCGAATCGCTATTTGTGGCAAAGTCATAGTCAGCAAGCTGCGCTCTCAACTCTTCATGATTATAAATTTCACCATTTACAGCCAAGACAATCTGGCCATCGGGACTGTACAACGGTTGGCTTCCGGACTTCGGATCCACAATAGCCAATCTTTCATGAGCAAGAATTGCCCTACTCGAGGTAAAAATACCTGACCAATCTGGTCCTCTGTGTCGAATACGCTTTGACATCTCTAATATCTGAGGCCTTAGCTGCTCAGAAGAATACTTCAAATCGAATGCTCCTATAATTCCGCACATATGTTTTTTTATTAATTTCTCAATTACTATTTCAATACTGTCACAAAGTAAAACATTAAAAAACAAAAATCATAACATTTTTTATTTTTTATTGAAAAATTAACAATAATATGGTTGTAATGATAAAATAAAAACAATCAAATAAGCATATTTATAAAAATAACATCAATCACAATATACCATATATTGAATCACCTAAATGCATATTAGAAATTAATTCCCCCCCTACCCATCGCCTTTACCTCTTATAGCACATAGTTTTATCCTTTAAATTCACAGATTTTTATTAACTTCAACGCAAAGAAAAAAACCGATATGTCCGACCCATTCCAAATCTACCGGAAATCCGCCATCAGCCCATCAGATTTAGAGATCATTATTTCGAGACATCAACCGCTTAGCTTTAACAAGGGAGATGTCATCTTGAAAGAAGGCAAACTCGCACATGAGTACTATCTATTAGAAAGCGGATTGATACGATCCTATGTCTACGACTATGAAGGCCAAGAAATCACAACCGAATTTTTTGGCAGCAATGAGGTGGTGATTGAAGTCACTTCTCTGTTTTTAAAAATCCCTTCCCAAGAGAATATGCAATGCCTTACAGACTGCAAGGTTTGGAAATTTGAATACAACGATTTTCAAGAACTTTATCATGCCATCCCCGCCTTCAATGAATGGGGACGTGCCTGGATGACCTACGCACTACATCTAATGAAGAAGCGATCCATTGATATGGTGTCTTTATCAGCTTCGCAGCGATACAATCAATTGATTGCCAACAAACCCCAGATTTTTCAGTTTGCACCGCTTAAGCATATCGCCTCATATCTAGGAGTCACCGACACCTCCCTGAGCCGAATCAGAAAAGAAGCTCTTCAATAAAATAAAAACTTGCCATAAGGCAAGTTTTTTTACTTTACTAGCCCCTAACTTTGACCCTTACGAAAGGAATACAAAGCGTCACATACACCTTTCATTAAAAAAACAATATGCGAGAGAACATTTCACCCTATCGATCTGTTTTTCAACATGCATGCGCAACGACAGATTGCAATTCAAAAAAGAGTTAGGAGTAACGCGTACCAATATTATGCAACACACTCCAAAAAAGCTACTGACAGACTGTTGTCATTCGCTTCTCATACATTTGAACCAATAAACTAAAATATATACCATCATGGCACTATTACACGCTTATTTAAATTTCAATGGCAATTGCGAAGAAGCATTTGATTTCTACAAAACTGTATTCAACAGCCCACTCACAGGAGTATACCGTTTCGGCGATATGCCAGCAGATCCTGAGCACCCAGTTGCTGACGCTGATAAAAACAAAGTCATGCATACCTCACTCAAAATCAACGATTCCGTCATGCTTATGGGGTCGGATTGTTTAGAGAGTTTTGGTCAAAAAGCAACCTATGGCACAGGTAGCTACCTCATGTTAGACACACAGACAGCTGCAGAAGCGCAGGATCTATACAACAAACTATCGGTAGATGCACTGAACATCGAGATGCCACTAGGCGAGCAGTTCTTCGCTGAAATATTCGCATCATTCCAAGACAAATATGGTGTGGCTTGGATGATTCATTTCGAAGGCAATAAAAAAATGGGCTAATGTCACCTGTGGTCTATATCTTGTGATATAGACCACCTCTTGACAAAATTGCTTGCTAGACTACCGCATCCAACATCCCCTTGCAACAAATTATATAAATTCGATTACTACAACTTTTAAAAAACTAAAAAATGAACATCAACGGCGGCAAAAATATAGCACTCAAACTATCCCCCTCCAAATATGAAGAAACCGTAAGATTCTACACTCAAATATTGGGACTACCTGCATCTGAAGTCGAGTCCCCAGACCACCCCACGGTCAAAAAAAGTACAAAAATTCAATTTGGCGAGAACACGCTATGGCTCGACCTCATGATTGCCGAAACACCTCCTCAAGCCTGGCTTGAGCTATTGACCGATGACATGGCCGCTACCGAAGAGCACCTACAGCAGCACGGTATTGAATTTGAAGACCATCTCGAACAAATTCCTGCACACATGCACTGGATTCGCGACCCTGCAGGCAATGTATTCATCTTAAAAGAAGCCAAATAATCCAATTATCATGTCATTCTTTATCACCAATCTCATATTATCTGCTCGCATAAATGAAATATTAAATCCAAGAATCATGACCAAGAATATTTATCCCAGTATCTGGTTTGACAACCAAGCCAAAGAAGCCGCTGAATTTTACATCTCGACTTTCGGTCAAGGGCATATCCTACAGGAGAATCCAATCGTTGTCAGTACCCAATTGTACAACTTTAAATTTATCGGAATCAATGGTGGAGATCAGTTTAGACCCAATGCCTCGATTTCATTTATGCTGATCGGCGAGACCAAGGAAGAGATTGACTCAATTTGGAAACAATTCTCCACCGATGGGTCCATCATGATGCCCCTTGACAGCTATCCTTGGAGTGAATATTACGGTTGGGTTGCCGACCGCTACGGCGTCAATTGGCAGTTATATCTGGGCAAGTTAGATGATGTCAACAATCAAAAAATCGTTCCGACATTGATGTTTGGCCAAAGTCAACAAGGACGTTGCGAAGAGGCCATAAGCTTTTATAAAACCGTATTCCCAGACTTTCAGGGCTACGACTTCCTGAGATACACCGAAGGCCCCTTTTCAGGTCAAATACAACATACCCAGTTCAACATCAAAGAAATGTTACTGATGGCAATGGACAGCGGGGTCCCTCAAGATTTTTCATTTACAGAAGGCGTCTCCTTTGTGTTGGAATGTGCAGATCAAAGCGAAATCGATTACTACTGGGATGCATTTACCAAAGATGGTCAAGAAAGCATGTGCGGTTGGTGCAAAGATCCATTCGGAGTAAGCTGGCAAGTAGTCCCCCACAACTTGAAGGAATTACTATTCGAAGCCAGCAATGCCGCAAATGCCACAAATGCACTGCGACAGATGAAAAAAATCGACCTCGACACCTTAAGAAACGCCTGATTACCACCTGATTTACACACACCAGCATCGACCATAGCTACAAAAATACGCCGTACCCGTTTGTACGTACAGCCGATTCTTCTCAAATAGATCAATACCGCGCCTCTCAGTCGAGGCCCTCCTTCCCCCTATATCACACGACCAAAAAGGCCTCAAATATATTTAATGTAGAGACAGCATCTGGCACAATATTTATCTACCCCTATCTCATGACATTGCGCATTCACCCAAATTTGCCTAAGTTTGAATATGACACCCGCTCAACACGATATTATCCTCGTAACTCCCGAAGATGTTGCTATCGGCACCGCATCCAAGTCCCACACCCACCGTACAGGACTATTGCACCGCGCATTTTCAATCTTGATATTTGATACCCAAGGACGCATGCTGTTACAACAAAGAGCAAAGCACAAGTATCACAGTGGAGGCCTCTGGACCAATGCATGCTGTAGCCACCCACGGCCCGAAGAGCTGGTATCCGATGCCGCACATAGGCGCTTACAGGAAGAGCTAGCTTTTGACTGTCCATTAGCGTACCAATACAAGTTCATTTATAAAGCTGAGTTAGACAATGGTTTGATTGAACATGAGCTAGACTATGTCTTTACTGGATTGTACGAAGGCATCATCACCCCCAATCCAGACGAAGTCCAAGCCTATCAATACATGGACATATCACAAATTGCAGAGCAACTCCACACCCATCCCGAACACTATACAGCTTGGTTTCGAATCATCTTCGAGCAATACAACACTCATACTGAAGAGAATATAAAATAATTACAAAACTTTAGTTCCTAATCTATATCTTTGGTTTCAAAGACCAACTGATTGAGCCCGATACACTACCTCGACGAAGACACCCTAATATCCTTATTACAAAAAAAGGATCAACGGGCCTTTAATTATCTATACGATAATTATGCCGGGGCACTTTATGGAGTAGTGATTCGTATCGTCACCGTCAAAGAATATGCAGACGAGGTGCTCCAAAATGTATTCGTCAAAGTATGGAACCACATCGACGCTTTCGATTCTGAGCGCGGCAAGCTCTACACATGGATGATCAATATAGCCCGTAATACCTCAATTGATTATATCAAGTCCAAGAGCGTTCAAAATGAACAAAAAAACCAATCTCTTCCGAATATCGTAGATGCTAAAGAAAACCATAACTTTACGGTATCCGGACACGTGGATCATATCGGTTTTAAAAATGTATTAAATGATTTAAAAGCCGAATGGAAAGAGCTAATTGAATTGGCTTACTACGAAGGATACACTCAACAAGAAATTGCAGTAAAATTAGACATCCCCTTAGGGACGGTCAAGACACGTACGCGTGGAGCTTTATTAGAGTTAAAAAAAATACTTAAAGATTACCAATAACAGTGGACATTAAAGAATACATATCGTCAGGCATTATAGAAGCTTATGTCATGGGGCTTGCTACCGAAGAAGAGGTCAGCATCCTGATGTGCATACGCAAGCATAATACTGAAGTGGAGCAAGCTATCGTTGAGGCCCAAAAGACCTTGGAGGATTTTGCTACTGTCCATGCTGTACCCCCATCTTCCGACCTCAAAGCAGCTATTTGGAATACATTGAGCGAGCAAAGCATCACTACTGGCTCTGGTATTCCTGAGACCCATGATTCTACCCAAGCCAGTCCGCCGACGACTAGCGCAGCACCTATACGCTCGCTAGCTACACGCAATATCGCCATTGCCGCCTCCATATTATTAGCGCTAAGCTTAGGAGCCAATGCTTTCTTACATTATAAGAACGAAGCCAATCAAGAAGTTCTCGCCCGTACCTTGGCCGAGCAACAGTCTACCCAACTAACATTGGAGACCTTGAAAGAAAAATGGAGTATGTTACAGAATCCCGCAATCAAGACTATCACCTTAGCTGGAGTAGCACAACATCCTGACCTCAAAGCCCATGTCTTCTGGAACACCCAGACGACAGACGTATACCTCAGCCTCGAAAATCTCCCGGCCGCGCCAGAAGGAATGCAATACCAATTATGGGCGATTGTAGATGGCAAACCTGTGGATGCAGGTGTATTTCCATTAGACCAGACTGATCGCATCAACAATATGCGTCAGATACCGAAGGCACAAGCTTTCGCCGTCACACTAGAGACAAAGGGAGGCAACCCAACGCCCAATTTAGCTCAACTCTATGTAATGGGTAATATCTAATCGCCTTTTAGTACCCTCACCTCAGCCCCGCCTAATTTCATCGTCAGCCACCCCTTCAATTTTAGGAGCTCCTTTGCATCGATTTTCGCCGATTCATGGTAATACAAGACCGTCTCCAACTTGGTACTGTCTACCCCGCTCACAGCCACTTGCTTACCGATAGAGAATGGTGTCAATGTTGGAAATAGCAGCGTGATTTCCTGGATAAGCTCGGGATTGTCAAATCTATATTTCGACAATTCGTTTCTTAGGTTTTGGATCGTAATATCTTTCTCCGAAACATTTTCTGAATATTTTGTTATCTCCGCCAAAATATCTTTTTTAATATCAGTACTATCTTGATGAATCAAAAGTTCAGTCTGCCGGATACCATAGTACGCCATCCTCTCCTTTAGACCAGCAATCTCTCCAGCCGTAAATTTCTTATCCAAAAATGCCAGTTCAATCTTCTTAGGTCTCCTATTAAATTGTGTATTCTCGTAGATCAGTGTATATCCCTTTTCAACAAGCTCTGTCTGTATAAAGGCATTCACCTGCTGCGTATATTTCTTCTGTTGCAGCAGTACATAAGCCAGATAAAAACTAGGCACTATCATAATTAGGATCATTAGCGTGATTGTTCTGGTAATCCGCTTCCTCTTTCCCTCATCCAAAAATTCAACACTTGGGTATTTCAGGAATTTGACTATCAAAAATGTTGAAATACAGATAAAGAAGCAATTGATCGTATACAAGTACATCGCTCCACCAAAATAGGATATATTCCCGATAGCCAGTCCATACCCTGCAGTACACAACGGTGGCATTAGCGCTGTCGCTATTGCTACACCCGGTATAGGATTCCCTTTCTCCACCCGCGTGATCGCGATGACCCCTACCAGACCACCGAAGAAAGCAATCAACACATCGTATATATTGGGAGCTGTTCGCGCCAATAACTCCGATTGAGCCTCTTTGAAAGGACTAAGTGAAAAATAGATAAATGACACCAAGAGACTCACCATCGTCGCAATCAGCAAGTTCTTTAATGATTTCTTCAACAAACCAAAGTCATAGGTACCCAACGCAAATCCTGCCCCCACAATAGGACCCATCAAAGGAGATATCAACATCGCTCCAATAATCACCGCCGTCGAATTGACATTTAAGCCTACCGACGCGACCACTATCGCACAGGCCAATATCCAAAGGTTAGCCCCTCGAAAAGAGATATTCGAAATGACATTCTCCAACACTTTTTCCTTTTTATCCTCACCCAGATGAAGGTTAAAAAAATCGCTGATCTTGCCCATAATATTTATATTTGGTGTAATGCCTTCCTTCAACAAAGGAAATAAAATTCCTCAACAAAAAAGCTTATTAATCGACAATTTAATTTAAATACTCCTTCCATTCGATTAGTCCATCCCCCCTTTTTTGATAGCAGGCCGTTCTGCCGGGCAGGACATCAATCTTGATGAGATAAAAAAGTTCACCTTAAAATTCGACTCATCAACCTATTCACATCTACTATGCTGATCGACCCTCCAAAAGGAGACGGACATCATCAGAAGCCGGCAATTCAAATATCTCTAGGTCAAAGTATTTAATAGCGGCAAACAAATGGTCGAAAACATCCGACATCGTATCTTCAAAAAATGCCCACTGTGTTCCCTTTGTGAACATATAGAGCTCCAATGGAAGTCCATGCTCACCAGGAGCCAATTGACGGACCAATAGCGTCAGGCCCTTATGTAT encodes:
- a CDS encoding VOC family protein; this translates as MALLHAYLNFNGNCEEAFDFYKTVFNSPLTGVYRFGDMPADPEHPVADADKNKVMHTSLKINDSVMLMGSDCLESFGQKATYGTGSYLMLDTQTAAEAQDLYNKLSVDALNIEMPLGEQFFAEIFASFQDKYGVAWMIHFEGNKKMG
- a CDS encoding Crp/Fnr family transcriptional regulator, which gives rise to MSDPFQIYRKSAISPSDLEIIISRHQPLSFNKGDVILKEGKLAHEYYLLESGLIRSYVYDYEGQEITTEFFGSNEVVIEVTSLFLKIPSQENMQCLTDCKVWKFEYNDFQELYHAIPAFNEWGRAWMTYALHLMKKRSIDMVSLSASQRYNQLIANKPQIFQFAPLKHIASYLGVTDTSLSRIRKEALQ
- a CDS encoding anti-sigma factor, which codes for MDIKEYISSGIIEAYVMGLATEEEVSILMCIRKHNTEVEQAIVEAQKTLEDFATVHAVPPSSDLKAAIWNTLSEQSITTGSGIPETHDSTQASPPTTSAAPIRSLATRNIAIAASILLALSLGANAFLHYKNEANQEVLARTLAEQQSTQLTLETLKEKWSMLQNPAIKTITLAGVAQHPDLKAHVFWNTQTTDVYLSLENLPAAPEGMQYQLWAIVDGKPVDAGVFPLDQTDRINNMRQIPKAQAFAVTLETKGGNPTPNLAQLYVMGNI
- a CDS encoding VOC family protein — protein: MTKNIYPSIWFDNQAKEAAEFYISTFGQGHILQENPIVVSTQLYNFKFIGINGGDQFRPNASISFMLIGETKEEIDSIWKQFSTDGSIMMPLDSYPWSEYYGWVADRYGVNWQLYLGKLDDVNNQKIVPTLMFGQSQQGRCEEAISFYKTVFPDFQGYDFLRYTEGPFSGQIQHTQFNIKEMLLMAMDSGVPQDFSFTEGVSFVLECADQSEIDYYWDAFTKDGQESMCGWCKDPFGVSWQVVPHNLKELLFEASNAANATNALRQMKKIDLDTLRNA
- a CDS encoding DUF389 domain-containing protein gives rise to the protein MGKISDFFNLHLGEDKKEKVLENVISNISFRGANLWILACAIVVASVGLNVNSTAVIIGAMLISPLMGPIVGAGFALGTYDFGLLKKSLKNLLIATMVSLLVSFIYFSLSPFKEAQSELLARTAPNIYDVLIAFFGGLVGVIAITRVEKGNPIPGVAIATALMPPLCTAGYGLAIGNISYFGGAMYLYTINCFFICISTFLIVKFLKYPSVEFLDEGKRKRITRTITLMILIMIVPSFYLAYVLLQQKKYTQQVNAFIQTELVEKGYTLIYENTQFNRRPKKIELAFLDKKFTAGEIAGLKERMAYYGIRQTELLIHQDSTDIKKDILAEITKYSENVSEKDITIQNLRNELSKYRFDNPELIQEITLLFPTLTPFSIGKQVAVSGVDSTKLETVLYYHESAKIDAKELLKLKGWLTMKLGGAEVRVLKGD
- a CDS encoding VOC family protein, with amino-acid sequence MNINGGKNIALKLSPSKYEETVRFYTQILGLPASEVESPDHPTVKKSTKIQFGENTLWLDLMIAETPPQAWLELLTDDMAATEEHLQQHGIEFEDHLEQIPAHMHWIRDPAGNVFILKEAK
- a CDS encoding RNA polymerase sigma factor gives rise to the protein MSPIHYLDEDTLISLLQKKDQRAFNYLYDNYAGALYGVVIRIVTVKEYADEVLQNVFVKVWNHIDAFDSERGKLYTWMINIARNTSIDYIKSKSVQNEQKNQSLPNIVDAKENHNFTVSGHVDHIGFKNVLNDLKAEWKELIELAYYEGYTQQEIAVKLDIPLGTVKTRTRGALLELKKILKDYQ
- the idi gene encoding isopentenyl-diphosphate Delta-isomerase, producing MTPAQHDIILVTPEDVAIGTASKSHTHRTGLLHRAFSILIFDTQGRMLLQQRAKHKYHSGGLWTNACCSHPRPEELVSDAAHRRLQEELAFDCPLAYQYKFIYKAELDNGLIEHELDYVFTGLYEGIITPNPDEVQAYQYMDISQIAEQLHTHPEHYTAWFRIIFEQYNTHTEENIK